The stretch of DNA AAGCGGCTCGAGCTGGTGCCGGCAGCGCGCGCTATGTCGCGCACACCAATGGACTGGGCCAGCCGCTCGCGCATGAAGGCTACGGCACGACTGACTGCCAGCCGCTCGCGGCCGGGTAAGACGATGCGCTGCTCGGCGAGTCGCGCGAGAAGCAGTTCTGACCAAGCCGTGCGAAGCCGTAGCGTGAAGTCGTCCGACCGGCTATATTTCATATAATCTATCAATCCTTGAATGTCCGGGCCAATCGCGAAGAAAGTCGGCATATCTTCAGTGTTGGCCGCGTCTTCTGCCGAGATATGCGGTATATCAAGGACGATGCAGGCGCTGTCGCTCCGACCATGGAAGCTATGATCAGAGCCTGCGGCGACGAATGAACCGACGCTGCCGGCCACAAAACCCGCTTGACCGTTCGTTTCAATGTCAAGCTGGCCTACATACGGGAGCACGACCTGATGGTAGGCATGGTGATGTCGCATCACCT from Methylobacterium radiotolerans JCM 2831 encodes:
- a CDS encoding AraC family transcriptional regulator; this translates as MASAMQWAVRHYGTEVMRHHHAYHQVVLPYVGQLDIETNGQAGFVAGSVGSFVAAGSDHSFHGRSDSACIVLDIPHISAEDAANTEDMPTFFAIGPDIQGLIDYMKYSRSDDFTLRLRTAWSELLLARLAEQRIVLPGRERLAVSRAVAFMRERLAQSIGVRDIARAAGTSSSRLHEAFVRQLGTTPHAYLVALRLDAAERMLADPSLSIAEVAIRSGHFDQSALGRALRRERDTTPAMLRRVLRGGTGGNAQTSKERS